One Dermacentor silvarum isolate Dsil-2018 chromosome 10, BIME_Dsil_1.4, whole genome shotgun sequence genomic window carries:
- the LOC119466367 gene encoding F-actin-capping protein subunit alpha-like → MASDYDEPISDQEKVRIVSDFIQLAPPGEFNEVFNDVRLLLNNDTLLKEKASSAFAQYNKDQLTPVEIEGSEHKALVTHYNDLGEGRFYDPRTRQSFRYDHLRKEATDYQSHPPGSSGDGSVGLPEGHGESWRAALEEAWTQYAREHYRHGTCAVFDRSPSPQELSLVACLEDHQFQAQNFWNGRWRSVWTVNFPSGAATADVKGLVRVQVHYYEDGNVQLVSSKEIKATLNITNEQQAAKEFVQIVEDAENEYQTAISENYQAMSDTTFKALRRQLPLTRTKIDWTKILNYKIASELKHH, encoded by the exons ATGGCGTCAGACTACGATGAGCCGATATCCGACCAAGAAAAG GTTCGCATAGTGTCCGACTTCATCCAGTTAGCACCGCCCGGGGAATTCAACGAGGTGTTCAACGACGTCCGCCTGCTGCTGAACAATGACACCCTGCTCAAAGAAAAGGCGTCCAG TGCATTTGCACAGTACAATAAGGATCAGCTGACACCAGTAGAAATTGAAGGCTCCGAACACAAG GCGCTCGTCACACACTACAATGACCTTGGCGAGGGCCGGTTCTACGACCCGCGCACGCGGCAGTCCTTCCGGTACGACCACCTCCGCAAGGAGGCAACCGACTACCAGAGCCATCCGCCGGGCTCCAGCGGGGATGGCAGCGTCGGACTGCCCGAGGGCCACGGCGAGAGCTGGCGGGCGGCGCTGGAGGAGGCGTGGACGCAGTACGCGCGCGAACACTACCGGCACGGCACGTGCGCCGTCTTCGACCGCAGCCCCAGTCCCCAGGAACTGTCGCTAGTCGCCTGCCTCGAAGACCACCAATTCCAGGCACAGAACTTCTG GAATGGTCGTTGGAGAAGCGTCTGGACAGTAAACTTCCCCTCCGGTGCTGCCACAGCTGATGTGAAAGGACTCGTCAGAGTTCAG GTACACTACTACGAGGATGGCAACGTCCAACTAGTAAGCTCCAAGGAGATCAAAGCCACCCTCAACATCACG AATGAACAGCAAGCTGCAAAGGAGTTCGTGCAGATTGTTGAAGATGCAGAAAACGAGTATCAG ACTGCCATCTCCGAAAACTACCAGGCAATGTCGGACACGACATTCAAGGCGCTACGCCGACAGCTGCCACTGACGCGAACCAAAATTGACTGGACCAAGATCCTCAACTACAAAATTGCCTCGGAGCTGAAACACCACTGA